The Solibacillus sp. FSL W7-1464 genome contains a region encoding:
- a CDS encoding long-chain fatty acid--CoA ligase, translated as MMDTQLVLTGFLKRAQRYFPNRKIISRTSPTKTHRITFNDYVKRTHRLADALTKLGMKRGTKVGTFAWNHHRHLEAYFAIPSSGAILHTINIRLAPEHIVYIINHAEDEILLIDGDLFPLVEPALGHLKTVKHIIVMSDELNAPQSSFPNVYSYEQLLQEADENYEFPTDLDENLPAGMCYTSATTGMPKGVVYTHRSIVLHSLALGLAESFAIKESDTALPVVPMFHANAWGFPFAALNFGSNIVLPGPMMTPSLILDLVEHEKVTITAGVPTIWLGALVEQEKNPRDLSSVRLIISGGSASPKGLIQAYNEKLGVPYINAYGMTETSPLVSMSHLTSDMNDYTEDEQLNIRVSQGLTVSLIETEVVNENGPVPWDGKTMGELRVRGPWIASEYYNDERTNEAFRDGWLYTGDIAVYTKEGYIKLTDRTKDLIKSGGEWISSVDLENALMSHPAVFEAAVIAVPHPKWQERPLACVVLKEGATASKEELIASIELDFAKWWLPDDVVFLNEIPKTSVGKFLKATLREQLKDYQVQI; from the coding sequence ATGATGGATACACAACTAGTTTTGACTGGATTTTTGAAGCGTGCACAACGGTACTTCCCGAACAGAAAAATCATCTCTCGTACAAGCCCTACTAAAACACATCGCATTACATTCAATGACTATGTAAAAAGAACGCACCGATTGGCGGATGCCCTGACAAAACTAGGGATGAAGCGCGGTACAAAGGTCGGTACATTTGCCTGGAATCATCACCGTCACCTGGAGGCATATTTCGCAATTCCGAGCAGCGGTGCGATCTTACACACGATTAATATCCGCCTTGCACCTGAACATATTGTTTATATTATCAATCATGCCGAAGATGAAATATTACTGATTGACGGCGACTTATTCCCGTTAGTCGAGCCTGCACTTGGCCATTTGAAGACGGTTAAGCATATTATCGTCATGAGTGATGAATTAAACGCTCCACAATCCAGTTTCCCGAATGTATACAGCTACGAACAGCTTCTTCAGGAAGCCGATGAAAATTACGAGTTCCCGACAGATCTGGATGAAAATCTGCCAGCAGGAATGTGCTACACTTCCGCAACGACAGGTATGCCAAAAGGTGTCGTTTATACACATCGAAGCATCGTACTTCATAGTTTGGCTCTTGGTCTTGCTGAATCTTTTGCAATTAAAGAAAGTGACACTGCCCTGCCTGTTGTCCCGATGTTCCATGCAAATGCATGGGGTTTCCCGTTTGCTGCACTGAATTTCGGTTCCAATATCGTTTTACCAGGTCCAATGATGACACCAAGTTTAATACTGGACCTAGTTGAACATGAAAAGGTGACAATCACAGCAGGTGTTCCAACAATTTGGCTTGGCGCACTGGTTGAACAGGAAAAAAATCCACGTGACCTTTCATCTGTCCGTCTAATTATTTCGGGTGGTTCCGCATCACCGAAAGGCTTAATTCAGGCTTACAATGAAAAGCTTGGTGTTCCTTACATCAACGCATACGGTATGACGGAAACTTCACCGCTTGTAAGCATGTCGCATCTAACAAGCGATATGAACGACTATACAGAAGATGAACAGTTAAATATTCGTGTTTCACAAGGTTTGACAGTTTCGCTAATCGAAACAGAAGTGGTGAATGAAAATGGCCCGGTTCCATGGGATGGAAAAACGATGGGTGAACTGCGTGTCCGCGGTCCATGGATCGCCTCAGAATACTACAATGATGAGCGGACGAATGAAGCATTCCGTGATGGCTGGCTTTATACAGGTGACATTGCGGTCTATACAAAAGAAGGCTATATCAAACTTACCGATCGTACGAAGGACCTTATCAAATCGGGCGGAGAATGGATTTCGTCCGTAGATCTGGAAAATGCCCTCATGTCACATCCAGCTGTTTTCGAAGCAGCGGTAATTGCAGTTCCGCATCCGAAGTGGCAGGAGCGTCCATTGGCATGTGTTGTTTTAAAAGAAGGTGCCACTGCTTCTAAAGAAGAGCTGATTGCGTCAATCGAACTGGACTTTGCAAAATGGTGGCTTCCGGATGATGTCGTATTTTTAAATGAAATTCCGAAAACTTCTGTCGGCAAATTTTTAAAAGCAACACTGCGAGAACAATTAAAAGATTATCAAGTTCAAATTTAA
- the queG gene encoding tRNA epoxyqueuosine(34) reductase QueG produces MKVHQLQEDLVKYAASIGVDKIGFTTAAPFHELKNRLRRQQQLAYQSGFEEANIELRTEPLKLLDEAESIIAIAIAYPSRMQDAPQGKKGERRGIFCRASWGIDYHTAVRERLQLIEAWLQERVPNVKVKSMVDTGELVDRAVAERAGIGWSAKNCSIITPEFGSYVYLGEIITNIPFAPDTPMEDECGDCTLCIDVCPTGAIVAPGQLNSQRCIAFLTQTKGFLPDEFRAKIGNRLYGCDTCQTVCPKNKGKLNWIHDEFTPDPKIAKPLLQPLLSISNKEFKTKFGHVSGSWRGKKPIQRNAILALAHFKEEAAMPDLIQVLQKDERPVLRGTAAWAIGKIGTDGAMDILLTAKNTEQDEEVLAEIEKGLAMLNH; encoded by the coding sequence ATGAAAGTACATCAACTTCAAGAAGATTTAGTGAAATATGCAGCATCCATTGGTGTTGATAAAATCGGATTTACAACCGCTGCTCCGTTTCATGAATTGAAGAATCGTCTACGTCGTCAGCAACAATTAGCATATCAATCAGGCTTTGAAGAAGCAAATATAGAGCTGCGTACAGAGCCTTTAAAATTATTAGATGAAGCTGAAAGTATTATTGCGATTGCGATTGCATATCCTTCACGCATGCAAGATGCCCCGCAAGGTAAAAAAGGGGAGCGTCGCGGCATCTTTTGCCGTGCTTCATGGGGGATAGATTATCATACAGCAGTTCGTGAACGTCTGCAGCTCATTGAAGCTTGGCTGCAAGAACGGGTGCCGAATGTAAAGGTGAAATCGATGGTCGATACCGGGGAACTGGTAGATCGTGCGGTTGCAGAACGAGCAGGCATCGGCTGGAGCGCCAAAAATTGCTCTATTATTACACCTGAATTTGGTTCGTACGTCTATTTAGGGGAAATCATCACGAACATCCCGTTTGCACCAGATACACCGATGGAAGATGAATGCGGTGACTGTACATTATGTATCGATGTATGCCCTACAGGAGCAATCGTCGCACCGGGACAGCTTAATTCACAGCGTTGCATTGCCTTTTTAACTCAGACGAAAGGATTTTTGCCGGATGAGTTTCGTGCCAAAATCGGAAACCGTCTTTATGGGTGTGATACATGCCAGACAGTGTGCCCGAAAAACAAAGGAAAGCTCAACTGGATTCATGATGAATTCACACCGGATCCTAAAATCGCAAAACCGTTACTTCAGCCGCTTTTATCGATTTCCAATAAGGAATTTAAAACTAAGTTTGGCCATGTATCCGGTTCATGGCGCGGTAAAAAGCCGATTCAGCGCAATGCCATTTTAGCGCTTGCCCACTTTAAAGAAGAAGCGGCAATGCCTGACTTAATTCAAGTATTGCAAAAAGATGAACGCCCTGTATTAAGAGGAACGGCTGCTTGGGCAATCGGGAAAATCGGAACGGATGGGGCAATGGATATATTATTGACTGCCAAAAATACAGAGCAGGATGAAGAAGTGCTGGCCGAGATTGAAAAAGGGCTGGCCATGTTAAATCATTAA
- a CDS encoding DIP1984 family protein, with amino-acid sequence MSINLAEAVKLKSIITKRIQERTMQVHSLTHVIIEKGEQPKTPDYSLEMLEAELKELRYDSRKLDALIYRANIDNSVVFKDEEIPIVEAIELASQLRAEAQFCKNLGSEEKEAFYHNSGDAMLYRVALYDPMTYRKRANELEKEAHRLSNLINAKNYQVEIEFDDSNYF; translated from the coding sequence TTGAGTATTAACTTAGCTGAGGCAGTAAAACTAAAAAGTATTATAACGAAGAGAATTCAGGAACGCACGATGCAAGTACATTCATTAACACATGTTATCATTGAAAAAGGTGAACAGCCAAAAACACCTGACTATTCTCTTGAGATGCTTGAAGCAGAGCTAAAAGAGCTTCGTTATGATTCTCGTAAGCTTGATGCCCTAATCTACCGTGCTAACATCGACAATTCGGTTGTCTTTAAAGATGAGGAAATACCTATCGTCGAAGCAATTGAACTGGCGAGCCAATTACGCGCGGAAGCACAATTTTGTAAAAACCTTGGTTCTGAAGAGAAAGAAGCTTTTTACCATAATTCCGGTGATGCCATGCTTTACCGAGTAGCATTGTATGATCCTATGACATATCGCAAGCGTGCAAACGAGCTTGAAAAGGAAGCACATCGCCTTTCCAATCTAATTAATGCCAAAAACTATCAAGTCGAAATTGAATTTGATGACAGCAATTATTTCTAA
- a CDS encoding sporulation protein — translation MSLFNKVLASVGIGAAKVDTKLHKSTYTLNENISGVVEIVGGSTEQQVDAIYLTLHTNFIREIDDKKIKDEAVLHKFKLTEPFTIQADEKRQIPFSFSLPPVVPVTTGNSRVWIQTGLDIKNAVDPKDKDFIEIKPTRLANGVLTAIQNMGFRLRKVDNEQAPSYLRRQTPIVQEFEFTPTSNTYRRYLDELEIVFLHQSPNSVEILLQVDRRARGLGGFLSEAFDMDESFIRLTLSEHDNIQAKLEQVIKAKMK, via the coding sequence TTGTCACTATTTAATAAAGTTTTAGCAAGTGTTGGGATAGGAGCTGCAAAAGTTGATACAAAATTGCACAAATCAACTTATACATTAAATGAAAATATTTCAGGTGTTGTCGAAATCGTCGGGGGTAGCACGGAACAGCAGGTTGATGCAATCTATCTAACACTTCATACAAACTTTATCCGTGAAATCGATGATAAAAAGATTAAGGATGAAGCAGTACTGCACAAATTCAAATTAACTGAGCCATTTACAATTCAGGCAGACGAAAAACGCCAAATCCCATTTTCATTCTCTCTGCCCCCTGTTGTTCCGGTAACGACGGGCAACTCTCGTGTATGGATTCAAACGGGCTTGGATATTAAAAATGCGGTAGATCCTAAAGATAAAGACTTTATCGAAATTAAGCCGACTCGTCTTGCGAATGGTGTATTGACAGCGATTCAAAATATGGGTTTCCGGTTGCGTAAAGTAGATAATGAGCAAGCCCCTTCTTATTTGCGCCGCCAAACACCGATTGTACAGGAATTTGAGTTTACACCGACAAGCAACACATATCGCCGGTATCTAGATGAACTTGAAATTGTCTTTTTACATCAATCACCAAACTCAGTAGAGATCTTATTGCAGGTGGACCGACGTGCCCGCGGACTTGGCGGGTTTTTATCCGAAGCATTCGATATGGATGAAAGCTTCATCCGCCTCACACTATCCGAACACGACAATATCCAGGCAAAGCTTGAACAAGTGATTAAAGCGAAGATGAAGTAA
- a CDS encoding B3/B4 domain-containing protein, with protein MNISINEALFSINEQLKIGLIHYSKIIVEESPQMIKGRTQLYQENLYLELQETPVTERPGIKEWRQLWKSFGGDPNRYRHSAESLMRRIAKQQYLTPFHSAVDLNNFFSLQYEIPVGIYDLDSIEGDVKIEVGDATSGYEGINGRFNSLENIIHSKDALGPFGSPFVDSKRTAVTEATTNALQIFYLRPSLSEKEATELLSSAGNMFTQISGGEYEIHILSKENSKVHF; from the coding sequence ATGAATATTTCAATAAACGAAGCTCTTTTTTCTATTAATGAACAATTAAAAATTGGCCTTATCCATTATAGCAAAATTATCGTTGAAGAATCTCCTCAAATGATTAAAGGACGTACACAACTTTATCAGGAAAATCTATATTTGGAATTACAGGAAACACCTGTGACAGAACGACCTGGCATTAAAGAGTGGCGCCAGCTTTGGAAGTCTTTCGGCGGTGATCCGAACCGGTACCGTCACTCTGCGGAAAGTTTAATGCGACGTATCGCTAAACAGCAATATTTAACGCCATTCCATTCGGCTGTCGATTTAAACAACTTCTTTTCTCTGCAATACGAGATTCCTGTTGGTATCTATGATTTAGATAGTATTGAGGGGGACGTGAAAATCGAAGTAGGCGATGCGACGTCAGGCTATGAGGGAATTAATGGACGGTTTAATTCACTGGAGAATATCATCCATTCAAAAGATGCGCTCGGACCATTCGGCAGTCCCTTTGTTGATTCAAAAAGAACGGCCGTAACAGAAGCGACGACAAATGCGCTGCAAATCTTTTATTTACGCCCTTCCCTTAGTGAAAAGGAAGCAACTGAACTATTGAGCAGTGCAGGGAACATGTTTACACAAATTAGCGGTGGCGAATATGAAATACATATTCTATCAAAGGAAAATTCAAAAGTTCATTTTTAA
- a CDS encoding methyl-accepting chemotaxis protein, with protein sequence MEAARAGEAGKGFAVVADEVRKLADLSNQYAVQISQVITGLRQDTASLRNEMQITEKSVLTGVDKVHDSNALFQKISDKVEKIEELLNHSFDKATQIEEDVYNVNDFLKEMTSTVEGYKIETANIATDAQHQLETAQEFNQITVKIRSLTEDLNGRINEIHL encoded by the coding sequence ATTGAAGCAGCCCGTGCTGGAGAGGCGGGGAAAGGTTTTGCAGTTGTAGCGGATGAAGTAAGAAAACTGGCGGATTTATCCAATCAGTATGCAGTACAAATTTCTCAAGTTATTACCGGGTTACGTCAAGATACTGCAAGCTTAAGGAATGAAATGCAGATTACAGAGAAGAGTGTCTTAACAGGTGTAGATAAAGTACATGATTCCAATGCTCTTTTCCAAAAAATCTCCGATAAAGTAGAGAAAATAGAAGAATTGCTTAATCACTCGTTCGATAAAGCTACACAGATTGAAGAGGATGTCTATAATGTGAATGACTTCCTTAAAGAAATGACATCGACCGTAGAAGGATACAAAATCGAGACAGCAAATATAGCGACAGATGCACAGCATCAACTTGAAACAGCGCAGGAATTTAATCAAATTACTGTTAAAATACGTTCATTAACGGAAGATTTAAATGGGCGAATAAACGAAATCCATCTATAA
- the trmL gene encoding tRNA (uridine(34)/cytosine(34)/5-carboxymethylaminomethyluridine(34)-2'-O)-methyltransferase TrmL, which translates to MPNHIVLYQPEIPANTGNIARTCAGTNTSLHLIRPLGFSTDDKMLKRAGLDYWEHVNVVYHDSLEDFIEYSKDGDVYLIETYSDEPFTTHDFSNSEGDLYFMFGRETTGLPKEFAKERADMCLRIPQSDHIRSLNLSNTAAIVIYEVLRQQNYPGLK; encoded by the coding sequence GTGCCAAACCATATCGTATTATACCAACCAGAAATCCCAGCAAATACTGGCAACATTGCCCGCACTTGTGCTGGAACGAATACATCATTACATTTAATCCGACCATTGGGATTTTCAACAGATGATAAAATGTTGAAGCGTGCAGGATTGGATTATTGGGAGCATGTGAATGTCGTTTACCATGATTCATTAGAGGATTTTATCGAGTACAGTAAAGATGGCGATGTGTATTTAATTGAGACATATAGCGATGAGCCATTCACGACACATGATTTCAGCAATTCAGAAGGGGACCTGTACTTTATGTTCGGAAGAGAAACGACAGGCTTGCCAAAAGAATTTGCAAAAGAGCGTGCCGATATGTGTCTGCGCATACCGCAAAGCGACCATATCCGCTCACTGAATCTATCAAACACAGCGGCAATCGTTATATACGAAGTACTAAGACAACAAAACTATCCAGGGTTAAAATAA
- a CDS encoding VOC family protein: MATHFHKKPNLYPAHVQLKVSNLVRSIEYYTTVIGFKVLQQTETVTYLTADGQTSLVSLVEVQNAQPLKQGFAGLYHLALLLPSRKDLGNIVQHFVNMNIRLGAADHDVSEALYLNDPDGNGIEIYIDRHESEWTWNQDEQVHMVTEQLNFQPILAAADGNWNGLPADTVMGHVHLSVVNLDKSEQFYTNVLDYNVVTRYGAQALFVSTGKYHHHFGLNTWNSNNGHAPTEDMVGLKSFTVVLKDAQYAEEVKQSLTNNGFIVENFAEAPAHGGTQLFSTVDPNGLRIVFTLDGE, encoded by the coding sequence ATGGCTACACATTTTCACAAAAAACCTAATCTATACCCAGCTCATGTTCAATTAAAGGTTTCCAACTTAGTACGTTCAATCGAATACTACACAACGGTTATCGGCTTTAAAGTATTACAGCAGACAGAAACGGTAACCTACTTAACAGCAGACGGACAAACAAGCTTAGTATCACTAGTCGAAGTACAAAATGCCCAACCGCTTAAACAAGGCTTTGCAGGTTTATACCACTTAGCATTACTATTACCCTCTCGCAAGGACTTAGGAAACATCGTACAGCATTTTGTTAACATGAATATTCGCCTCGGTGCTGCAGACCATGATGTTTCAGAAGCACTTTACTTGAACGATCCGGATGGAAACGGAATCGAAATTTATATCGACCGTCATGAATCGGAATGGACTTGGAATCAGGACGAACAAGTGCATATGGTGACAGAACAGCTGAATTTCCAGCCGATTTTAGCAGCTGCAGACGGCAATTGGAACGGCCTGCCTGCTGACACTGTTATGGGGCATGTACACTTATCCGTAGTAAATCTGGACAAATCGGAGCAGTTTTATACAAATGTATTAGATTATAATGTCGTGACTCGTTACGGTGCACAGGCGCTGTTCGTATCAACAGGGAAATATCATCACCATTTCGGATTAAACACTTGGAACAGCAACAACGGCCATGCTCCAACAGAAGATATGGTTGGCTTAAAATCCTTTACAGTCGTGTTAAAGGATGCACAATACGCTGAAGAAGTAAAACAAAGCCTGACAAATAACGGATTCATCGTTGAAAACTTTGCAGAAGCACCAGCACACGGTGGTACCCAGTTATTTTCAACAGTCGATCCAAACGGTTTACGAATCGTATTTACATTAGACGGTGAATAA
- a CDS encoding multidrug ABC transporter ATPase, producing the protein MKREEIVNGNMANTMDELKILGKQMENLRDGGQLEEAERISDPQQFDDEEEEEK; encoded by the coding sequence ATGAAAAGAGAAGAAATCGTTAACGGGAATATGGCGAATACTATGGATGAGCTGAAAATTCTCGGGAAGCAAATGGAGAATTTAAGAGACGGCGGACAATTGGAAGAAGCAGAACGCATTTCAGATCCGCAGCAGTTTGATGATGAAGAGGAAGAAGAGAAATAA